The Chanos chanos chromosome 16, fChaCha1.1, whole genome shotgun sequence genome has a window encoding:
- the kri1 gene encoding protein KRI1 homolog: MPGKSELKINKKFAEKYDKYRQKEELQKLKDRFGDQDEDEESGSSSSGSESDEESEVELDPKLERDFYRTLSLLKKKDPRIYQKDAKFYAEEASGSDSDEKPSTSKKAEKPMYLRDYERQVILKRGGKYEDESEDEEMDRRIQEREASPSYIQEQRDLKESFRKFVQDSDEEGSEEDAQLLKKRIKTQEEKDKEEADYVEWLKGQAELEEKEEVQDMKYLRDYWNDPKLDERESFLRDYILKKGYLEEDEDRIPTYDEVVLEEVEDSEEEGESFLQKQEDFERHYNFRFEEPGAQEIKTYPRSIATSVRSKDDRRKRKREEVKERKKKEKEQKQQQLKELKNLKRAEIMAKLQKLQEITGNEQLAFSHDNLEGDFDPAQHDQLMQKFFGDEYYGKDEEEKPQFDDDEELEGHWNWDTWTGEGEEEEGYGEDEEYQGEEQGESYEPNFEDPDFIMDADYDPSQQPVSKKKKRKMDREERKRMTKEDVPLMGKKRKKSHFAEIITKSKPVFDPEEKTFEQYLDEYYRLDFEDVIDDLPCRFRYRQVVPNDFGLTTDEILKADEKELNRWCSLKKTCMYRSEKDELCDVKNYKIKAQNISKKKSVLLSVYNEEQEDQEPAGGKSKVGKKRRDRMKKAEAEKEKKKAEAEEETEESQDALTADTTEEPVLTALREDQEEEDEFLVPKKKQKTEEEAVESREEAPDLQKTDNEAEQTSEDAGHKAPNAERKKKKADEFHKAVSEEVPEPRTVESSKARTETSKWPKKKNRRPGGRLLSRSFKVKMGGREFSGQRLKAYGLDPKKLHFRELYRQKQKQKEKKEKQKNTSKE, encoded by the exons ATGCCAGGAAAATCGGAgctaaagataaataaaaaatttgcAGAAAAATATGACAAGTATCGTCAGAAAGAAGAGTTACAGAAAT TGAAAGATCGTTTCGGAGACcaggatgaagatgaagagagcGGCTCCAGCTCGTCGGGCTCGGAATCTGACGAGGAAAGTGAAGTG GAGCTGGATCCCAAActggagagagatttttacCGGACACTCTCCCTCCTGAAGAAGAAAGACCCAAGGATTTATCAGAAAGACGCCAAATTCTACGCAGAAGAAG CGTCGGGATCAGACAGTGATGAGAAGCCTTCCACGTCTAAGAAGGCGGAGAAGCCGATGTACCTGAGAGATTACGAACGTCAAGTGATTTTAAAGAGGGGAGG AAAATACGAGGACGAAAGCGAAGACGAAGAGATGGACAGACGGATTCAGGAG AGAGAGGCCTCCCCCAGCTACATTCAGGAGCAGAGGGACCTGAAGGAAAG TTTCCGGAAGTTTGTGCAGGACAGCGATGAAGAGGGCAGTGAGGAGGACGCTCAGCTGCTGAAGAAAAGGATCAAAACGCAGGAGGAAAAG GACAAAGAGGAGGCGGACTATGTGGAGTGGTTGAAGGGGCaggcagagctggaggagaaagaggaggtgcaGGACATG AAATATCTCCGAGATTACTGGAACGACCCCAAGCTGGACGAGAGGGAATCTTTCCTCAGGGACTACATCCTCAAAAAAGGATATCTGGAGGAAGATGAAGACAG gatTCCAACTTATGACGAGGTGGttctggaggaggtggaggactcagaggaggagggggagtcGTTTTTACAGAAACAGGAGGACTTTGAAAGACATTACAACTTCCGCTTTGAAGAACCAGGAGCGCAGgag ATTAAGACATACCCCCGCAGCATCGCGACGTCCGTCCGGAGCAAAGACGACcgcaggaagagaaagagagaggaagtgaaagaaaggaagaaaaag gagaaggagcagaagcagcagcagttgAAAGAGCTGAAGAATCTGAAGCGTGCGGAGATTATGGCGAAACTGCAGAAGCTTCAGGAAATCACGGGTAACGAGCAGCTGGCGTTTAGTCACGACAACCTTGAGGGCGACTTTGACCCCGCGCAACACGACCAGCTCATGCAG AAGTTTTTTGGGGATGAGTACTACGGgaaagatgaggaggagaagcCACAGTTTGACGATGATGAAGAGTTGGAGG GTCACTGGAACTGGGACACGTggacaggagagggagaggaagaggagggttatggagaagatgaagaatatcaaggagaggagcagggagagagctACGAGCCCAACTTTGAAGATCCAGACTTTATC ATGGATGCTGATTATGACCCCAGCCAGCAACCCgtttcaaagaaaaagaaaagaaagatggatagagaggagaggaagaggatgacaAAAGAGGATGTGCCGCTCatgggaaaaaagaggaagaagtctCATTTTGCTGAGATCATCACCAAAAGCAAGCCCGTCTTTGACCCAG aggagaaaaCGTTTGAACAGTACCTGGATGAGTACTACCGTTTAGACTTTGAAGACGTCATCGACGACCTGCCCTGCAGGTTCCGATACAGACAGGTGGTCCCCAACGATTTCGGACTGACGACGGACGag ATCCTGAAGGCTGATGAGAAGGAGCTAAATCGTTGGTGTTCACTGAAGAAAACTTGCATGTACAG GTCTGAGAAAGACGAACTGTGTGATGTGAAGAACTACAAGATTAAAGCCCAGAACATCAGTAAGAAGAAGAGTGTGCTCCTGTCAGTCTATAACGA AGAGCAGGAGGATCAGGAACCAGCAGGGGGCAAGTCCAAGGtcggaaaaaagagaagagatcGAATGAAAAAGGCTGAGgcggagaaggagaagaagaaagctgAGGCTGAGGAGGAGACCGAGGAGAGTCAAGACGCCCTGACCGCAGACACCACGGAGGAGCCTGTTCTCACCGCCCTCAGGGAGGAccaggaggaagaggacgaaTTCCTGGTGCCCAAGAAAAAGCAGAAGACCGAGGAGGAGGCGGTGGAATCCAGAGAAGAGGCGCCAGACCTCCAGAAAACGGACAACGAAGCGGAGCAGACGTCTGAAGACGCTGGACACAAGGCACCGAACgccgagagaaagaaaaagaaagcggACGAATTCCACAAGGCAGTCAGCGAGGAGGTTCCCGAACCCAGGACTGTGGAGTCATCCAAAGCCAGGACTGAAACGTCGAAATGGCCCAAGAAGAAAAACAGGCGCCCAGGCGGACGCCTGTTGTCCAGGTCCTTCAAGGTGAAAATGGGAGGCAGAGAGTTCAGTGGACAAAGACTCAAAGCTTATGGACTGGACCCTAAGAAACTTCACTTCAGGGAGCTCTAcaggcagaaacagaaacaaaaagagaagaaagaaaagcaaaaaaacacaagtaaagagtaa
- the spc24 gene encoding kinetochore protein Spc24: protein MSQNDGGCNDTDLEETAEAVVQFIESSKAEKALQGVREKLQAFFDHHIETKKTTTQLLNDIVQAEEMVGQKLLDLEGQKSQVMRELEKLEQEIQHCAAKSNTLESEHQFLQRELERLRESEQEIQSLQQEVDEDTTEVIPSAIYLAQLYYKVTKIKLELDTEPHILRGVHYGTDLASPINIDTTARSPCAVSDELWSLVSTDW, encoded by the exons ATGTCACAGAACGACGGCGGTTGTAACGATACTGATTTGGAGGAAACGGCTGAAGCTGTTGTACAGTTCATCGAGAGCAGTAAAGCGGAGAAAGCGCTTCaaggagtgagggagaaacTACAGGCGTTCTTCGATCACCACATAGAAACCAAGAAAACCACCACGCAGCTCTTAAACG ACATTGTGCAAGCAGAGGAGATGGTCGGACAGAAGTTGCTGGATCTGGAGGGGCAGAAGAGCCAGGTGATGCGtgagctggagaaactggagcagGAAATTCAACACTGTGCGGCCAAGAGTAACACACTGGAGTCAGAGCACCA ATTCTtgcagagagagctggagagactgCGTGAATCGGAGCAGGAAATTCAGTCTCTGCAGCAGGAAGTAGATGAGGACACTACAGAGGTCATCCCGTCCGCCAT ATACCTGGCCCAGCTCTACTACAAAGTCACCAAGATCAAGCTGGAGTTGGACACTGAACCCCACATCCTGAGAGGGG TCCATTACGGTACAGATTTGGCCTCGCCCATCAACATCGACACGACCGCTCGTTCTCCGTGCGCAGTCAGTGATGAGCTCTGGTCCCTCGTAAGCACTGACTGGTAG